CATTTTTTATTCAACAGTAATAGCATCCACAGGACAAGAATCTTCAGCTTCTTTTGCTGAATCTATAACATTATCATCTAACTCCTCATCTATAGCTACTGCTAATCCATCATCGTCCATACTAAATACTTCGGGACAAATACTTGGGCATAATTCACAACCTATACAAAGATCTTTATTAACTTCTGCTTTCATCTATATTACCTCCTTTTTAGTTTTATGCATTATATAATATATCCAAATATAAAAGGTATTAACATGAATAAAATATTGATTTTACTATAATCTTCTATAAACCTCCTTCCCTTCCAAATCCTCTAATTTTAGCCCTTCCTTTATTTGATTTAATATTAATTTTTTATCTCTACCTAGTGTTCCCTTAAGAGATACATAGTTAGAAGCATGATTACTCCTAAAAATACAATTATCTAGTTCTAATTTTTTTATAAACT
This window of the Tissierellales bacterium genome carries:
- a CDS encoding ferredoxin, producing MKAEVNKDLCIGCELCPSICPEVFSMDDDGLAVAIDEELDDNVIDSAKEAEDSCPVDAITVE